DNA from Amorphoplanes friuliensis DSM 7358:
CTGCTCCCAGAGCGGCTTGATGTTGTTCTTCGCCTGGCGCAGCGCCTCGAGGATGTTGGCGAGGCCGGTTGCGGTGTCGTCGGCGTCGGTCTTGGCCTGGTCCATGCGGGCGAGGAGCGTGTCGAGCTCCTCGACGAAGGCGGCCGAGCTCATGTTCTGCTCCGGCGGCCAGGCCGTCACGAGGGCCTCGCGGGCCTTGAGCAGGAGACTGCGCTGGTCCTTGACCGCGCCGGAGATCTCGCCCCAGGCGGCGACCTGGCGCCAGGCCTCGGGGTCGTCCTCGTTCATCACCATCGACCACAGGCGCGGGGTGTTGTAGGAGCCCCAGGCCGTGCACCAGCTGCTGTTCAGCACGGGATCGCTCACATCGCCACCGCCGGTCCACCGTGCCGCGGGTTGTCGGCCCGGTCGGCCGCGATGCGGGCGGCGCGGGCCTCCTGGGCCGCGGTCCACAGTGCGTGCTCGACGAGCTTGGTGCCCTCGGCCGACTTGGCGTCGACGGCGTCGAAGTCGGCCGCGACCTTTTCCGCGGCGGCGGCGAGGAGCCGGGCCGCGGACAGGTAGTTGGTGAGATTGCTGGTCGACGCGCTCAAGCTCTGGGCGTAGCGCTGCTTGGCGGCGTGCACTCCACCGCTGACATTCGACTCACCGAACGGAACGCTGTCGAGCGGCATCTTGGCCCGGCCGACCGCAGGCTCGGTCACGTTGTCGGTGTCGGCCCGCACGTCCGTGGCGAACTTGTTGAGCCCGCCTGTCTCGACATTGATCTGATCACCCATGACAGCCTCCCCGTAGACGCGCCGTCACAACGCTCTGAGGGTAGCGACCACAGACGACATCCGGGTACCCCGGAGGGCCCGGTCAGGCGGTCAGACGGGCGACAGCCGCGGCGACACGTTCATCGGTGGCGGTCAACGCGATGCGGACGTGCCGCGCCGCGGACGGGCCGTAGAACGCGCCCGGTGCGGCCAGGATGCCGCGCTGGGCGAGCCAGTCGACGGTGGCCCAGCAGTCCTCGCCGCGGGTCGACCACAGGTAGAGGCCGGCGGCGGAGTGCTCGATCTCGAACCCGGCCTTGAGCAGCGCTTCCCTGAGCGACTCCCGGCGGGCCGCGTAGAGAGCGCGCTGGTCGGCGACGTGTGTCTCGTCGCCGAGCGCGGCCACCATCGCGGCCTGCACGGGCGCCGGCACGATCATGCCGGCGTGTTTGCGGACCGCGAGCAGCTCGGCGATGAGCGCCGGGTCGCCACCGAGGAAGCCCGCGCGGTAACCGGCCAGGTTGGAGCGCTTGGAGAGCGAGTGCACCGACACGACGCCGGTGTAGTCGCCGCCGCAGACCTCGTCGGCGAGCACGGAGACCGGGGTCTCGTCCCAGCCCAGCGTCAGGTAGCACTCGTCGCTGACCACGACCGCTCCGCGCTCGCGGGCCCAGTCGACCACCTTGCGCAGGTGGGCGGCGGGCAGCACACGGCCGGTCGGGTTGGACGGCGAGTTGATCCAGACGAGCTTGACGCGCGGGTCGGGACCCAGCGCGGTCAGTGAGTCGGCGCGCACCACCTCGGCACCGGCCAGCCGGACCCCGACCTCGTACGTCGGGTAGCAGACCTGCGGGATGACAACGACGTCACCGGGACCGACGCCCAGCAGGGTCGGCAGCCACGCCACCAGCTCCTTGGAGCCGATGGTCGGCAGCACACCGAGCTTGCCGGACGCGCCGCAGGTGCGGGCCAGCCACTCCGCGATGGCCGTCCGCAGCGCCGGGGTGCCCGCGGTGAGCGGATATCCCGGTGCGTCGGACGCCTCCGCGAGCGCGGCCCGGATCAGCGCCGGGACCGGGTCGACCGGGGTGCCGATCGAGAGGTCCACGAGGCCGTCCGGGTGCGCCGCGGCGACAGCCTTGGCCGGCTCCAGCAGGTCCCAGGGGAAGTCGGGCAGTGCGGCCGACAACACGTCAGTGATCGCCTCGAGGCGCCTGTGCCGCCACGAACGGGGTGTCCTTCTCGATCTTGCCGACCTTGGACGCGCCACCGGGCGAGCCGAGGCCCTCGAAGAACTCGTAGTTCGCGTTGGTGTAGTCCTTCCACTGCTCCGGGACGTCATCCTCGTAGAAGATGGCCTCGACCGGGCAGACCGGCTCGCACGCACCGCAGTCGACGCACTCATCGGGGTGGATGTAGAGCATCCGGTTGCCCTCGTAGATGCAGTCGACGGGGCATTCTTCGATGCACGCCTTGTCGAGCACATCGACGCAGGGCTCAGCGATGATGTAGGTCACGGGTCTTTCCCTTCCAGAGCCACACCGCGGGACACCGCGGCGGTACGAGCAGAGCCTAGTATCTCGCCGGGAGGAGGTGGCACGTGCTCCGACGGCAGGATGTGGGACACCGCGTGGTCGTTCGCCGAATTGTAGGCGTTTCCCAGGATCGCCCACTTTTCACGGACGCGCTCGGTGAGCTTGTCGAATTGACGGAGACGGAACTCACTCTCGCCACCGCCAAGGGCACCCTGCGCGTGCCGCTCGCCGAGGTCCACCGGGCCAAACGGGTGCCCGCGGCGCGCCGCCCGCCCGCCGCCGACGTGATCGCCCTGGAGCTGGCGGCGAACGATGCTTGGCCTGCTCCGATCCAGGCCCGGCTGGGCGGCTGGATCCTGCGCGCCGCGGACAACTGGACCGGCCGCGCGAACGCCGCGCTCGCCGTCGGTGACCCGGACCGCACGCTCGGCGCCGCGATCGACGCGGTCGAGCAGTGGTATGCCGCCAAGGGTCAGCGCCCCATGATCAACACCCCGATGCCGCTCGCCGCCCCGGTCAACGCCGCGCTGGACGCCCGCGGCTGGACGGCCCGCCCGCTGGTCCTGGTGCAGACCGGCCCCGTGCAGCCGCTGCTCACCGAGGTCGCCGCCCGCCGGGATCTCCCACCGGTCGAGCTGGCCGACTCCCCCACCGACGCCTGGTACGCCATGGTCGCCGCGCACAAGGGCGCCCTGCCGGCGACGGCCAGGCAGATCATCACGGGCGTGCCGGACGTGGTGTTCGCCTCGGTTCAGGACGAGACCGGCAACCTGCTCGCGGTCGCCCGCGGCGCGGTCACCGGCCCCGACCGCTGGCTCGGGCTCTCCCTGGTGCAGACCGCGCCCTCAGCACGCCGCCGCGGCCTGGGTCGGCACGTGATGCGCGCGGTGGCCCAGTGGGCCACGCAGAGGGGCGCCGCCCGGGCCTATCTGCAGGTGGAGGAGAACAACGCCGGGGCTGTGGGGCTCTACCAGAGCCTCGGCTTCAGCACTCACCACACCTATCTCACGCGTGAGGCCCCAGAAGCCGTTCGGTGAGGTCCCGGACGGCCTTCGTGACCTCCGGTGTCACGTGCTGCCGGAGCTGTTCGGCGTCGACCAGCGTTCCCGGGCTCAGATCCGGGGCCGTGGCCGCGTGGAGGATCGGCCGGGCCGCTTCCGCCGCCGGACGCTGAACGCCCTGCTGGATCACGTCCCACATCGAGCGCATCGCGGGCGGCAGCATCCGGATCTCCATCGCGGCGGCGTTCGGGGTGGCGGCCGGGCCGGGATCGGCCACGACCAGCGTGATGCCGCGCTCGTGGAGATCGTCGGCGACGTCGAGCGCCCAGGACAGGTTCGCGAGCTTCGCGCGGCCCGTGACGGCGAGTCCGTAGTGCTCACCGGGCACCTCGACGTCCGCGAAGTCCGGCACGGCGGCCATCATCGCGCTCGAGGTCACCTGCACGACCCGGCTGGGTGCGCCCGCCGCCAGCACGCCGGTCAGCGCGCTGGTCAGCAGGTACGGCGTCAGATGGTTGAGCACAAAACTGGCCTCGAGCCCGTCGGCGGTCTCCCAGCGGTGCGCGAACATGCCACCGGCGTTGTTGACCAGCAGGTGCAGCGGGCCCTCCTGCGCCAGCCGGGCGCCCAGGTCACGCACGGTTCCGAGCGAGGACAGGTCGGCAGCGAGGAAGCGCACCTCGGCGCCCGCGATCTCGTCCCGCAGGGTGCGGACTGCGGACGCCCCACGTGCCTCGTCGCGGGCGATGATCGTCACCGCGTACCCGGATCGGAGCAGGCCGCGGGCGGTCTCGAAGCCGATGCCGGCGCTGCCGGCGGTGATGATGGCCTGTGAAGTCATGCCCGGAATCGTGGGGTTCCGGCGGAGGCCGGGGTAGGCCGGGCGAGGCATGGTTGCGATGCCGCGACGGCATGGCAGATCGTGCAACAGTGGGCGGGTGAGCGACATCGACCTGCGCCATCTGCGGTACCTGATCGCGGTGGCCGACGAGGGTGGGTTCACCCGTGCGGCCGAGCGGCTCGGGATGACCCAGCCGGCGCTGTCGCGGGCCGTGCGGGGCCTGGAGGACGAGGTCGGTGTCCCGCTGCTGATCCGCCTGCACCGCGGGGTGGAGCTGACCACCGCCGGCAAGGTGCTGGTCGAGGCGGCACGCGGCATCACCACGGCGATGGAGACCGCTCTGCGCCGGTCGCGTCAGGCCGCCGAGGAGAGCACGCGGTTGCGGATCA
Protein-coding regions in this window:
- the dapC gene encoding succinyldiaminopimelate transaminase; its protein translation is MLSAALPDFPWDLLEPAKAVAAAHPDGLVDLSIGTPVDPVPALIRAALAEASDAPGYPLTAGTPALRTAIAEWLARTCGASGKLGVLPTIGSKELVAWLPTLLGVGPGDVVVIPQVCYPTYEVGVRLAGAEVVRADSLTALGPDPRVKLVWINSPSNPTGRVLPAAHLRKVVDWARERGAVVVSDECYLTLGWDETPVSVLADEVCGGDYTGVVSVHSLSKRSNLAGYRAGFLGGDPALIAELLAVRKHAGMIVPAPVQAAMVAALGDETHVADQRALYAARRESLREALLKAGFEIEHSAAGLYLWSTRGEDCWATVDWLAQRGILAAPGAFYGPSAARHVRIALTATDERVAAAVARLTA
- a CDS encoding GNAT family N-acetyltransferase, translating into MLRRQDVGHRVVVRRIVGVSQDRPLFTDALGELVELTETELTLATAKGTLRVPLAEVHRAKRVPAARRPPAADVIALELAANDAWPAPIQARLGGWILRAADNWTGRANAALAVGDPDRTLGAAIDAVEQWYAAKGQRPMINTPMPLAAPVNAALDARGWTARPLVLVQTGPVQPLLTEVAARRDLPPVELADSPTDAWYAMVAAHKGALPATARQIITGVPDVVFASVQDETGNLLAVARGAVTGPDRWLGLSLVQTAPSARRRGLGRHVMRAVAQWATQRGAARAYLQVEENNAGAVGLYQSLGFSTHHTYLTREAPEAVR
- the fdxA gene encoding ferredoxin, which encodes MTYIIAEPCVDVLDKACIEECPVDCIYEGNRMLYIHPDECVDCGACEPVCPVEAIFYEDDVPEQWKDYTNANYEFFEGLGSPGGASKVGKIEKDTPFVAAQAPRGDH
- a CDS encoding SDR family NAD(P)-dependent oxidoreductase, with translation MTSQAIITAGSAGIGFETARGLLRSGYAVTIIARDEARGASAVRTLRDEIAGAEVRFLAADLSSLGTVRDLGARLAQEGPLHLLVNNAGGMFAHRWETADGLEASFVLNHLTPYLLTSALTGVLAAGAPSRVVQVTSSAMMAAVPDFADVEVPGEHYGLAVTGRAKLANLSWALDVADDLHERGITLVVADPGPAATPNAAAMEIRMLPPAMRSMWDVIQQGVQRPAAEAARPILHAATAPDLSPGTLVDAEQLRQHVTPEVTKAVRDLTERLLGPHA